Genomic segment of Benincasa hispida cultivar B227 chromosome 1, ASM972705v1, whole genome shotgun sequence:
ataaaattgaaaaaaaaaatatatatgacatCACACACCATTCAATTTCAACTGTATAGAAGTTTTAAGATCTTGTTGACCATTCATTTTGATTCAAAAAATGTTAACATCAGTCACAAAAGCAATTTTTACCATCAATTTACATGATGGCAATTTTCCTATATCATTTTAGTGAAAAAGAAAATCCTCATGTAGTTTCTAGAATAAGTTCAAGATTGGATTGGGTTTCCCATAATGTCTCTCAATATCTATCAATATCagtaacattttgttatatttgaaaaaatatttattcatttttctatatttgaaaacaaccttttttttgtaattttcaaaacttggtttggttttttagaaTATtcgtaaaaagtagataataaaccAAGAAGTTTAAAGATGGAATGGATATTCATAAACTTttaaatgatatataattaaatctactTTCACCTAGCACCTTGAACTTTTAAGTTAATCAATGATTTAAGATAGTATCAAAACAAGTGGTCTAGGAAAGTCATGTGTTCAAACCCTTGCAATGTTATTTCCTCtctatttaatattgatttctacTTATTAGgtcttcttcatatttcaaaCCCACAAATTAAGAGATTCTTaatttacaaaaacaaaaaaccaaatggttaccaatagtttaaaccaagtaaaattttgaaaactaaaaaaaataacttttaaaaacttgtttttgttttttacatttgactaagaattcaactagtATACTTaataaagatacaaatcattataagaaattaagagaaaattgtcttgattttcaaaaaccaaaaataaaaaataatcatgtatacgtttttttagttttaaaattttgaattgactTTTAAAAACGTCCATAAAAAAGGAgggaacaaataaaaaaaaatagaattataatgaatatttatacgCTAAATTTTCGGAAGGAAGGGAGAAGGGAAAAaatacttatttaaaaaaaaaaaaaaaaaaaaaaaccttgtaAATTGACCTACTCCATTCAATTCGGGTGCATTTTGAGGGATTCCTAGAGGATAGACGTGGATTCCCAATCCCCATTTTGTcttatccaaaagaaaaaatgtatTGGTGAAAGCAAAATGGACGAGGAAAGGCATGGCCAGAAGCTTCCTCAAGTTTTGGTTCTAAGTCCTCCCTGGATATTATCAACTCTGGAATCCGAATTCCCAAAcaaattccattttctaaaGCCATGGAATTCCAAACTCCCCCTAGACCAATTCCTCACTTCTTATGCACAATCCATAAAAGCCATGATCATTCCTATCATTCACACACTCAACTCCGCCATTCTCGACCGTCTCCCCTCGCTGAAGCTCATCGTTACTACCAGCGCCGGTGTCGATCACTTGAACTTGGCCGAGTTACATGGCCGTGGGATAGCCATTGCCTATGCAGGAAATTTGTTCTCTGAAGATGTGGCCGATATGACGGTTGGATTACTCATCGATGTCCTAAGAAAGATATTGGCGGGAGACCGGTTCGTGAGGCAACACCTTTGGCCTACTAAACCGGATTTTCCTCTCGGATTAAAGGTGCGATCCTTTTTGCTTTATCTAATtgcaattttctcttttttatggTCCccattttaaaagtaatttttttaaattcaagtCAAAATTCgcaagaaaattttaaatgagTATCGATTCTGTTTTAAGATTCtgcaaatatagtaaattatatatgattttacATATTAGCAAATGATAATTTTTCatttccattttaattttatttaatagaagtctattactaatagactagtttttttaatatatatatatatatatatagattacTAGTTTTAAAAGTCTATGAATGATAATTTTTAATACTAAATAAAACCTATCATGAGTGAGTTTCTCCAATACTGTTGTTAGGCACGAACTTTGCCAATAGAATTCTACAAATGATATTAGTTTGTTAGTCATAGTTACTAATAAACTTAAATACATATATAATTCTATCATAATACAAGTCTATCAATTATACACATTGATATTGAACTAAATTATCAATAATGATATACTGATAGAATTCAATACAAACATAGtatcaataataaaaacaaatcactaataaacttctaacttaataatttatcaatgatagaagtctattattgataaacttaatgatctatcagtgatagagagATAAAAGTCTGTCATTGATAAACTGCTAAGTTAGAAATCGATTTTTCTAATAAGCATTTTCTATAGGCAAACAggatttttgaacttttttccTGAGTTGCATTTAAATTTTGATACATTTACCGAtaattttaggtttatttaCTTTTGCTATTAACTTAGATGATTTTGCTATATATGCAACTAAGctaatttgaaaactaaataactTCTAAAATTCTAGTTTTATATTTAGAATTTGACTTAGAATTTAAATATCCAGGGTTAATTAGTTAATATCTGAAGGAAAAAGTGCAGTTCAATTTGGATACTTCTTTTTATTGATGAATCTGAATTAAGAATTTTGACAGTTGAGTGGCAAGCAAATTGGGATCGTTGGATTGGGAAAAATAGGCTCTGAAGTTGCCAAAAGGCTAGAGGGTTTTGGATGCAAAATCTCATATAACTCAAGAACCAAAAAGCCATTAGTGCCATACTCCTACTATTCCAATGTACATGAACTTGCAGCCAACTGTGAAGTTCTCATCATTTGTTGTGGGTTAACTGAACAAACCCACCATATGATTAACAGGGAAGCCATGCTAGCATTAGGAAAAAATGGGGTGATAATCAACATTGGTCGCGGGGCAGTCATCAACGAGAAGGAGATGATTCAATGTCTGGTTGATGGGGAGATTGGGGGTGCTGGACTGGATGTGTTTGAGAACGAACCCGAAATTCCGAAACAGCTCTTTACACTTGATAATATTGTGTTGTCACGACATGCTGCTATCACAACACATGAATCATTTGTGGGAATGTCTAAGTTGGTGGTGGAAAACTTGGAGGCATTTTTCTCAAACAAACCTTTGGTGTCTCCCTATATGGGTTATTAGTTGTGGTGCAGTTGAGTAAGGCTGAAGAGAGGTAGGTTGTTTACTGAGAAAAAGAGACAAAAAAACTTGAGAACAGACTCCAAATACCTTAATGTATTAGAGTATtcaaccttttctttttctttttagagaattaatatttatggACACACCCGTGTTTGATTTGCAGTCaccaactttaatatttttcatgAGTATTTATCAAATTCTGGGGAGAAGAAAGCCTCTCTAAAAGTGATTACTGGCTTCTGAGGTTATTATTTCCATCAGGTTTTAAGAAGCTTTCACGATTACTGGCTCCGCAGATTTAATGGAATTAACAAGCTTTTCCTTTCAGCTACTGTACAAACGACACTggaataaactaaaaaatctaACCAATCATGGTTTCGTTCAGATTTGCTAATTGGATTGAAGAATTAAGAAAACCGAAAAGGAGAAAGGCAAATTGAAGGAGAAAGATAGAAACTGATGATAGTccgaaataataattaaaaacagggtggacaggaaaaaaaaatgccACTTGGAGAAAATGGAACAATCTTCAATAAAATGGGAGAGAGAATGACAATGAAATAGAGAGCATAGAATTCAAAGtatgaatatatgaatttaataaTAGAGAAACTTTGGAAACTTCCCTGATgctataaataactaaattaagtTTGGGACTTGGTTTCATGCTGAATATgaactttttaatataaaattttggttttggttttttagATTTGGCTATAGATTCAAATCTTTCCTTAGAAAAATGAAGGGGAGGGAAAATAAACATCAATGAATATTAAAAGATGCCTAAAACTTTTCACTTTGCTGGTCTCAATCTTAAATTTTGACCTTTTGTGAAAGCAGAATCCGATTACCAAATACCAAATCCCAGCCTTTCTAGGTCACACGAGTCTTAAAATCTTAAAGTAATTTTCTACTCTGCTGTTAATTTAAGAgtaaaaaaatgcaaaattagaaaagagAGTAACCTAAAATAAAGAGTGCTTGAAATTTGAGAAAGCGATGGACAAAAAAGAACGTATTTCTTTTGCCTACAAACATACAGGGTTTCTTCTTCATCGAATTTAGAGTTGGGAATCTTGGGATACAGTGTTGAGGGGAAGAATATAGTAGATGTGGCATTTACTTCCCAATCTACCCAATCAATTTTCTACTCTAAACTGCGTCGGGATAAGAATTTTCTTACATTCTAACATGATATAGTTTCTATCTCCTTATAATGCATGAAGGCCCGTGAGAAACAATTGAATGAAATACAAAGGTATTTAACTGTGATGTGAGATATCCCCAGCCCTATGTCATGCAGTAAACCAAGTAAAGCAAATTCAACGTGCGGTGGGGGGGAGAGAGTGTGAGTTAGAGAGACCTGTAGTTGCGATTATCCACGGTCAGTTTCATTTAAGGAAGTTGCACTGGCGAAGATAAGGATGGTCGTAGTCAATATATTTTGTCCAGTAGGGGCGATACTTTGTCATGGCCATCTCCAACCAAGGTTTCATGTTGCCATTATAGTGAATAACAGCTGCATTTTCTATCTCCGATGGGTTGATACTTGGATTGTAACCCAATCCAAGCACATGCCAAGACTTATTGAGGGAATATGTCAGCCCATAAAATGTCATCAAACCTGGAGGTAATGTTCCGAGCTTCCAAAGCAGCCTATCTTCGTTCTGAAACCAACATTGCAAAGTCTACCGAATTGATGTGTATAAAATATAGAAGCAACATTCAAAGATACACTTATCTTTATGCATTCCACTCTCATCACACATACAAAGAAGTAAAGTAAATGTCATGTGACAAATTATGATTGGACAATTTGATAAGATGCATAAAAATAGATGTTGTGAGAGATGCACGTAACTATTTTTCATAGTAAAATTTGTCCTCCGAAAACACAGTTAATCCattcaagaattttttttttaaaaaaaaaaaaggaatgtgGATGCAAGACTCACCAAGTTCTGCCATGTATGATATACGCCAGTGAGATTTCTCTTTTTCCACTCCTTGAGATCAAATATATTCATTCCATATGCCCAACCGCATGCATTTGGATCGAATTCCCTGGCGATATAAGGGTTTGAGAAGTTAAGGTATTTGTCAAAACGATGAAAATTCTCAACACAAGTTTCCACTGCACCGTTGACTTTTCCTTCAAGGTCTACAAGCCACAATCCAGTCAAATCTTTCTGGACAACAACGTCATCATCCAGAAATAGAATTTTGTCTAGCTTGGGATAAATTTGCGGTATATAGAACCTCAGATGATTTAGCATTGAGAGGTATTTTGGGTTCCTGTACTTCAAACTAGAAGCACTAGATGAAGGAGTGGTTGAATGTCCTGTCTTGAAATAATATTCTCTCATTGCTGCAGAATTAAGCTGGCGGAGTACTGGGCAATAGGACGAGTTCAACCACTTGAGTTCATCTAAATTTTCAACGTGGATCGTAGCTTCTTCAGGAGGATTTAAGAGAAACCACATTTTCAATGCTCCAATATTGAGATTATCAGTTACGAGGTGGAATACATGTTTTGAAGAATCCTGTCGTGCAAACAAGGAAATATGCCAAGCTAAAATACAACATAAATAGACAAATAAACTTTACCATAATCTGCCATACAAGTGATACGTGTTCAAGAGAAAGTCAATTTTGATGAATAGAGCTCTAAATTGATGAGATGAATTCACCTTAGCGTTCATTATGGTTGAGTTCACAACTACTGCGGCAGCCATAACATTGTCTGTGAAGAGGGCATAATGGTGAAATTTTGGATTCTGCAAATTTACACTTCTAGGGAAATTTCTTTTCTCTGGAGGAAGAAGGTAGTAATCGATGGTAAGGCGCAAGGACAGGCAGCGAATGCCACCTGGAATACCTTTAACTCCCAATTGAGTGAGAAATGTATTTTGCCTTTTCAACCTtctaattttttcttcttcagttAAAAGCATTGCTCTCAGCTTCCTGATCACCAACTTGCAATCAAACAGTTGATCTCTCGCCTTTGAAAGAACACCAGCCATAGCTTTTATTTTTTGGGGCGCACTATAAAACAATGTATGGCGTAACATAAGAAGGGTCCTTACAATCATTATGATAAAGAAATTACAAGCATGAATAATGCAGATAATAAAATGCAATCCAAAGTTATTCAAGTTTCTCATTACATTATGCATTATATCACGATGGAAACTGAAAGACCAAGTTCTATTACCTATAATGCAACTCAGCATCAATATTTGCCTCTCCTAGGACACGACGACTCCTTTTAAGACATATTTGGAGCTCTTCAATCAAatcaagtttctttttctttttcgaaaTACTCAGATATATTCTTGCCATTATAATCTGGTCTCGCATTAGACGTATAATTGAATCTTGGTTCTTgttgtcattttctttcttccatGTACTGTATTTTCCAAGAATTGAGGAGTCAACTAAATCAGAGGCTTGCATATTTGTATTCTCAAGTTTTACAGCGGTATCTTCACCCTGCAGATCCAACTCCATCTCCAGCAATTGATTTTCCTGTCGCTCTTCTCTTGCTATCTACAAAATAGGAACAGGGGCAAGGGAACAATAAGGTTGAGAATGTGCAAAGTCAAATATCCTTCCCTTCCACCTCTATCTAAGCAAGGGACTTATAAGGCCAATTTTATGTACAACATCGGAAGCTATGTAATGAAAAGTATAATCGATCATTATTACCCTTCTGGCTGCTTTAGAGAGCGCAAGCAAATTGATGAATTCCACAAGAGAACATGTAAAAGACAACAGCGtcaataaaagaaagagaacaACAAGAGCTACCAATTCATCATAAACATAAGATGTGCTAGTATTACCACCCAAAGAATTGTCCTCTTCTACCGGGAAGGTTCCACTTCTCGGAACTACAGTCGTTTGGCTTGGCTACAAGCAGAATCATGACTCAGTGACAATAAAATGGGTAACGCCAGAAAAAGAGTTTGAGGTTGTCAAGCGTACCATGGAAATTGCATCAACTGAGGCTTCTACCCCAGCCAAACTCAAAGATAAGGCAAGATTACTATTCCCCGAAGAACTAATATTAACAGTTGTGTTGTTTGTGCTGGCTGCAATATCATCAATGACCTGCAGTGGAATTGTAACCAATATTTCACACAGAAACAGCTACTAAATTCCACAATTCTCAGGGCCCAAGGATTAATAGTTACAGATATGATGAAATCCGGTAAGAAAACCCACACCAAGTTGCACGATACCAGGAGTCTCGACAAGTTTTGGCAAATATTTTTTCCAATCCACACTAAATACAAACCAATTCAGAATAGAGAACGTTTTAGTAACTTGCCTCTTTGCTTGGACTACTTGAAATAACCCCTTCACCTGCATAGAttgtaacaacaaattaaacaaataataaatgaacAAACGAAATCACGTCATCACAATTAGTATAGACATGCATGTGTCTGTTAATTTGTTCTTAATAAAAAGGAATATCACAAATAACTTTCGCATAGTTTTACCGAAGTCGTCATTTGGACGCATGGAATACTTCTTGAAAAGCAGTTGTACAAAGCAGTAATCGATCAGAATTACCTAGTATCCTTTCTAACTTATACGCCGtgcaattttcaaaaataggctATGATCTTGTTCAAGGATAAAACAAAGAACAGAGGCAACA
This window contains:
- the LOC120069773 gene encoding glyoxylate/hydroxypyruvate reductase HPR3-like, translating into MDEERHGQKLPQVLVLSPPWILSTLESEFPNKFHFLKPWNSKLPLDQFLTSYAQSIKAMIIPIIHTLNSAILDRLPSLKLIVTTSAGVDHLNLAELHGRGIAIAYAGNLFSEDVADMTVGLLIDVLRKILAGDRFVRQHLWPTKPDFPLGLKLSGKQIGIVGLGKIGSEVAKRLEGFGCKISYNSRTKKPLVPYSYYSNVHELAANCEVLIICCGLTEQTHHMINREAMLALGKNGVIINIGRGAVINEKEMIQCLVDGEIGGAGLDVFENEPEIPKQLFTLDNIVLSRHAAITTHESFVGMSKLVVENLEAFFSNKPLVSPYMGY
- the LOC120069757 gene encoding polygalacturonate 4-alpha-galacturonosyltransferase-like isoform X1, which translates into the protein MALKNRLVSGSAKNEDEEGSGGVGGYRFILAGLVLLCVFALLSFVVLSDLHTAGEGVISSSPSKEVIDDIAASTNNTTVNISSSGNSNLALSLSLAGVEASVDAISMPSQTTVVPRSGTFPVEEDNSLGGNTSTSYVYDELVALVVLFLLLTLLSFTCSLVEFINLLALSKAARRIAREERQENQLLEMELDLQGEDTAVKLENTNMQASDLVDSSILGKYSTWKKENDNKNQDSIIRLMRDQIIMARIYLSISKKKKKLDLIEELQICLKRSRRVLGEANIDAELHYSAPQKIKAMAGVLSKARDQLFDCKLVIRKLRAMLLTEEEKIRRLKRQNTFLTQLGVKGIPGGIRCLSLRLTIDYYLLPPEKRNFPRSVNLQNPKFHHYALFTDNVMAAAVVVNSTIMNAKDSSKHVFHLVTDNLNIGALKMWFLLNPPEEATIHVENLDELKWLNSSYCPVLRQLNSAAMREYYFKTGHSTTPSSSASSLKYRNPKYLSMLNHLRFYIPQIYPKLDKILFLDDDVVVQKDLTGLWLVDLEGKVNGAVETCVENFHRFDKYLNFSNPYIAREFDPNACGWAYGMNIFDLKEWKKRNLTGVYHTWQNLNEDRLLWKLGTLPPGLMTFYGLTYSLNKSWHVLGLGYNPSINPSEIENAAVIHYNGNMKPWLEMAMTKYRPYWTKYIDYDHPYLRQCNFLK
- the LOC120069757 gene encoding polygalacturonate 4-alpha-galacturonosyltransferase-like isoform X2 encodes the protein MALKNRLVSGSAKNEDEEGSGGVGGYRFILAGLVLLCVFALLSFVVLSDLHTAGEGVISSSPSKEVIDDIAASTNNTTVNISSSGNSNLALSLSLAGVEASVDAISMPSQTTVVPRSGTFPVEEDNSLGAARRIAREERQENQLLEMELDLQGEDTAVKLENTNMQASDLVDSSILGKYSTWKKENDNKNQDSIIRLMRDQIIMARIYLSISKKKKKLDLIEELQICLKRSRRVLGEANIDAELHYSAPQKIKAMAGVLSKARDQLFDCKLVIRKLRAMLLTEEEKIRRLKRQNTFLTQLGVKGIPGGIRCLSLRLTIDYYLLPPEKRNFPRSVNLQNPKFHHYALFTDNVMAAAVVVNSTIMNAKDSSKHVFHLVTDNLNIGALKMWFLLNPPEEATIHVENLDELKWLNSSYCPVLRQLNSAAMREYYFKTGHSTTPSSSASSLKYRNPKYLSMLNHLRFYIPQIYPKLDKILFLDDDVVVQKDLTGLWLVDLEGKVNGAVETCVENFHRFDKYLNFSNPYIAREFDPNACGWAYGMNIFDLKEWKKRNLTGVYHTWQNLNEDRLLWKLGTLPPGLMTFYGLTYSLNKSWHVLGLGYNPSINPSEIENAAVIHYNGNMKPWLEMAMTKYRPYWTKYIDYDHPYLRQCNFLK
- the LOC120069757 gene encoding polygalacturonate 4-alpha-galacturonosyltransferase-like isoform X3; the protein is MALKNRLVSGSAKNEDEEGSGGVGGYRFILAGLVLLCVFALLSFVVLSDLHTAGEGVISSSPSKEVIDDIAASTNNTTVNISSSGNSNLALSLSLAGVEASVDAISMPSQTTVVPRSGTFPVEEDNSLGARRIAREERQENQLLEMELDLQGEDTAVKLENTNMQASDLVDSSILGKYSTWKKENDNKNQDSIIRLMRDQIIMARIYLSISKKKKKLDLIEELQICLKRSRRVLGEANIDAELHYSAPQKIKAMAGVLSKARDQLFDCKLVIRKLRAMLLTEEEKIRRLKRQNTFLTQLGVKGIPGGIRCLSLRLTIDYYLLPPEKRNFPRSVNLQNPKFHHYALFTDNVMAAAVVVNSTIMNAKDSSKHVFHLVTDNLNIGALKMWFLLNPPEEATIHVENLDELKWLNSSYCPVLRQLNSAAMREYYFKTGHSTTPSSSASSLKYRNPKYLSMLNHLRFYIPQIYPKLDKILFLDDDVVVQKDLTGLWLVDLEGKVNGAVETCVENFHRFDKYLNFSNPYIAREFDPNACGWAYGMNIFDLKEWKKRNLTGVYHTWQNLNEDRLLWKLGTLPPGLMTFYGLTYSLNKSWHVLGLGYNPSINPSEIENAAVIHYNGNMKPWLEMAMTKYRPYWTKYIDYDHPYLRQCNFLK